In a genomic window of Terriglobales bacterium:
- a CDS encoding DUF4440 domain-containing protein: MRRYSLILLALLVVFFTLASAVIAWPQTKSSRAPAPKSRPLTQDQKDDQRAIEMLHEKDIRYNAADDLDGISSLWTEDVVTLPPNAAPVVGREASLEYFKNSRKQNPTEEILSFDEQWNEIRISGDWAWEWGTISSRVRPASTENREVQLNYKVVRVLQRQPDGSWLIARSIWNNAALQESKAAAPEEKKPAQPRSLDR, encoded by the coding sequence ATGCGACGATACAGCCTCATTCTACTTGCGCTACTGGTCGTGTTTTTCACTCTCGCCTCGGCTGTCATTGCCTGGCCACAGACCAAATCCTCGCGAGCGCCTGCTCCAAAGTCACGGCCACTGACGCAGGATCAGAAGGATGATCAGCGCGCGATCGAAATGCTCCATGAAAAAGACATCCGCTACAACGCCGCCGACGACCTCGACGGAATCTCTTCCTTGTGGACTGAGGACGTCGTGACCCTTCCCCCAAACGCAGCGCCGGTCGTAGGCCGGGAAGCCAGCCTGGAGTACTTCAAGAACAGCCGCAAACAGAATCCTACCGAGGAGATTCTCTCGTTCGACGAGCAGTGGAATGAAATTCGCATCTCCGGCGATTGGGCGTGGGAATGGGGCACAATCTCCAGCCGCGTGCGGCCAGCCTCGACTGAAAATCGTGAAGTCCAGCTCAACTACAAAGTGGTCCGAGTGCTGCAGCGGCAGCCGGATGGCTCCTGGCTGATCGCGCGAAGCATCTGGAACAATGCCGCACTGCAAGAGTCCAAGGCTGCCGCTCCCGAAGAAAAGAAACCCGCGCAGCCTCGAAGCCTCGATCGCTAG
- a CDS encoding PAS domain S-box protein, which translates to MEYAQKSGAFLQQEAEPSPPSGVLSPEAFRAVFQNAAIGIALVAADGEVLGVNPALQEMLGYSQEELVRLGVDGVTHPDDVSKDAIFFQRLIRSECRSYTIEKRYRRKDGSIMWGRLSLSLVPSGKAEKPVAIGILEDITDRKAVRDELKSRQDRLSLALDVAEATAWEWNVSSSALTAYGELPAFGGQPPRNSTEWHNRIYPEDWQKMFPVIQDRMRNGGEYEFDYRIHGTDDKLHWLHSKARVYVDESGQSRVLGVTSEVTRRKMAEQKLQQALDEVRRTSERLQLALTTANAATWDWDAATDELLWDQGGAELYGRPLSTLSPPSEWRKAVHPDDLERVKAVIADALATRSEFETEYRVIWPDGSEHWLVIRGRVLCDSEGTPLRMTGINMDVTERKKSEENLRAIQERFRRAQAAAKVGAYDWDLRANDVHWSAEVPTLENLASRGTFQELMQHVHVDDRSRLLATVERMLKHESEQTDEVRINSLDDEVRWVQVTGKALRDSRGIPIHAVGVAMDITERKRAEEGLRRRENELRLVIDALPSLVAYVDRDQRYRFANRTYRLWMGEDLQVEGRGLIEVLGPEAYEVLRPHREEALRGHISEYEGLVPFRHGGDRFVHSLCIPDLGEEGEVRGYVTFITDLTERKKAEQSLRNAEKLAATGRLAATIAHEINNPLEAIMNLLFLARNDSSLSKTAQDYLVQAEQELARAAQITRQTLGFYRDGTAPEKLKVRETIDDVLRLYMRKLSSKRIRVEKRYQDEGEVTAFAGEIRQLFSNLIANAVDAMNEAGTLTVKISRWSSRSGAGIRTTIADTGSGIEREKMKKVFEPFFTTKKEVGTGLGLWLCKNIAEKHGGKIWLKSSRQGQRMGTALSVFLPVTPPAAVLSRLSS; encoded by the coding sequence ATGGAATACGCACAAAAATCTGGCGCTTTTCTGCAGCAGGAAGCAGAACCCTCGCCGCCTTCCGGCGTGCTCAGCCCCGAGGCCTTTCGGGCGGTATTTCAGAATGCCGCCATTGGAATCGCATTGGTAGCCGCCGACGGCGAGGTCTTGGGAGTTAATCCCGCGTTGCAGGAAATGCTGGGATATTCGCAGGAAGAACTGGTGCGCCTGGGTGTAGACGGCGTCACTCATCCGGACGATGTCTCCAAAGACGCGATCTTCTTTCAGCGTCTCATCCGCAGCGAGTGCAGAAGCTACACCATTGAGAAGCGCTACCGGCGCAAAGACGGCTCCATCATGTGGGGACGGCTCTCACTTTCCCTTGTGCCATCCGGGAAAGCAGAGAAACCGGTGGCCATCGGTATTTTGGAAGACATCACCGATCGCAAAGCAGTACGCGACGAGCTAAAGAGCCGCCAGGACCGCCTCTCGCTGGCCCTGGATGTAGCCGAAGCAACTGCCTGGGAGTGGAACGTCTCCAGCAGTGCTCTTACCGCTTACGGCGAACTGCCTGCTTTCGGAGGCCAGCCCCCGAGAAACTCGACCGAGTGGCACAACCGCATTTATCCCGAGGACTGGCAGAAGATGTTCCCCGTCATCCAGGATCGGATGAGAAATGGGGGAGAATATGAATTCGACTACCGCATCCACGGCACCGATGACAAACTCCACTGGCTCCACAGTAAGGCACGCGTATATGTCGACGAATCAGGACAATCGCGGGTGTTGGGCGTCACATCGGAAGTTACCCGCCGCAAAATGGCCGAGCAGAAATTGCAGCAGGCGCTGGACGAAGTCCGCAGAACCAGCGAGCGCCTGCAGCTTGCGCTAACCACCGCCAACGCTGCGACCTGGGATTGGGATGCCGCCACCGATGAACTCCTGTGGGACCAGGGCGGAGCCGAACTCTACGGGCGTCCCCTTTCCACCTTGAGCCCGCCCTCCGAATGGCGCAAGGCTGTTCACCCCGATGATCTGGAGCGAGTCAAGGCTGTCATCGCAGACGCATTGGCAACCCGCAGTGAATTCGAGACCGAATATCGCGTCATCTGGCCGGATGGCAGTGAGCATTGGCTGGTAATCCGCGGTCGCGTCCTCTGCGACTCCGAAGGTACGCCGCTGCGTATGACTGGCATCAACATGGACGTCACCGAGCGCAAGAAATCGGAAGAAAACCTGCGTGCGATCCAGGAGCGCTTTCGCCGAGCCCAGGCCGCCGCCAAAGTTGGTGCCTACGATTGGGATCTGCGGGCCAACGATGTGCACTGGTCGGCGGAGGTACCAACCCTCGAGAACCTCGCCTCACGTGGAACCTTCCAGGAATTGATGCAGCATGTTCATGTGGACGACCGCAGCCGGCTTCTGGCCACGGTTGAGCGCATGCTGAAGCACGAGAGCGAACAAACGGACGAAGTTCGGATCAACAGCCTCGACGACGAGGTTCGCTGGGTCCAGGTCACCGGCAAAGCGTTGCGCGACTCGCGCGGCATACCAATTCATGCGGTTGGCGTAGCCATGGATATCACCGAGCGCAAGCGTGCTGAAGAGGGCCTGCGGCGGCGGGAAAACGAACTGCGCCTGGTCATCGACGCGCTGCCCAGCCTGGTCGCCTATGTCGATCGCGATCAGCGCTACCGGTTCGCCAATCGAACCTATAGGCTGTGGATGGGCGAGGACCTGCAAGTCGAGGGCAGGGGCCTCATCGAGGTGCTGGGTCCCGAAGCTTACGAAGTGCTGCGGCCACACCGCGAAGAAGCTTTGCGGGGTCACATCTCCGAGTACGAAGGCTTGGTGCCCTTCCGGCATGGGGGCGATCGCTTTGTCCACAGTCTGTGCATTCCTGATCTCGGCGAGGAGGGCGAGGTGCGCGGCTATGTGACGTTTATCACCGATCTCACCGAGCGCAAGAAAGCCGAGCAGAGTTTGCGTAACGCTGAAAAACTGGCTGCTACCGGTCGCCTGGCAGCGACCATTGCCCACGAGATCAACAACCCGCTGGAAGCGATCATGAACCTGCTCTTCTTGGCCAGGAATGACTCCTCACTCAGCAAGACGGCGCAAGACTACCTGGTACAGGCCGAGCAGGAGCTGGCGAGAGCAGCGCAGATCACTCGCCAGACGCTCGGCTTCTATCGCGACGGCACCGCTCCGGAAAAATTGAAGGTCCGCGAAACCATCGACGACGTTCTCAGGCTCTACATGCGGAAGCTTTCCTCCAAGCGTATTCGCGTGGAAAAGCGCTACCAGGATGAAGGCGAAGTCACTGCTTTCGCCGGGGAAATACGGCAACTGTTCTCCAATTTGATCGCCAATGCCGTCGATGCCATGAACGAAGCTGGCACCCTAACCGTGAAGATCTCCAGGTGGAGTTCGCGTTCCGGAGCCGGCATACGTACCACCATCGCTGACACCGGCTCGGGAATTGAGCGCGAAAAAATGAAGAAGGTCTTCGAGCCATTCTTCACCACGAAAAAAGAAGTGGGAACGGGCCTTGGGCTCTGGCTCTGCAAGAACATCGCCGAAAAGCATGGCGGAAAAATATGGCTGAAGAGTAGCCGTCAGGGCCAGCGGATGGGAACCGCACTATCCGTATTTCTGCCCGTGACCCCGCCCGCGGCGGTGCTCTCTCGATTGTCTTCCTGA
- a CDS encoding TldD/PmbA family protein, translating into MSMEIMELREIAVEVVNRAMNSGASAAEAVVREGNEFATVVRMGEVETLKESGARIMGVRVFRNQRAASTYSSDLTPAGLEQLVDSALALSRITSEDPAAGLPDAELLGSHSADLDLYHEDVYSLSGEERIDYARRAERSATSADPRIQNSEGGSFDAADGNKVLANSLGFVGQFRRSYCSVSAVPVARDENGAMQRDYWFSVAHSLKLLESPEEVGRIAAQRTLRRLGARKVKTARVPVVFDPLVARSLLDNIADAVNGDSIYRGASFLAGKLGTKVAGENVTVIDDGTMPGGFGTSPFDDEGVPTRRTVVIEKGVLKSYLLNTYTAKKLHLQTTGNASRGLAGTPGIGVGNFFLQPGPVSPEQMIAAIPDGLYVTEFLGFGVNLVTGDFSRGASGLWIRGGELTYPVEEITVAGNLRGMLNNISEIGSDLEFRGAVASPTLRIDGLMVAGE; encoded by the coding sequence ATGTCGATGGAAATTATGGAATTAAGGGAAATCGCTGTCGAAGTTGTAAATCGTGCCATGAATAGTGGCGCCAGCGCCGCCGAGGCGGTGGTGCGAGAAGGCAACGAATTTGCCACCGTGGTGCGGATGGGCGAAGTTGAGACCCTGAAGGAATCGGGCGCGCGGATCATGGGAGTGCGTGTCTTCCGCAATCAGCGTGCAGCCAGCACCTACAGCAGTGATCTCACACCAGCCGGTCTGGAGCAGTTGGTGGACTCGGCGCTGGCTCTCTCCCGCATCACCTCCGAAGACCCGGCTGCAGGGCTGCCCGATGCGGAGCTATTGGGCTCGCACAGCGCCGATCTCGACCTTTACCACGAAGATGTTTATTCGCTTTCCGGGGAAGAGCGCATTGATTACGCCCGCCGCGCGGAAAGGTCAGCCACCTCCGCCGACCCGCGCATCCAGAACTCGGAGGGCGGTTCTTTTGACGCGGCCGATGGCAACAAGGTGCTCGCCAATTCTCTCGGATTCGTCGGCCAGTTTCGCCGGTCGTACTGCTCGGTGAGCGCCGTTCCGGTGGCACGTGACGAAAATGGCGCGATGCAACGCGATTACTGGTTTTCAGTAGCACATTCGCTGAAGTTATTGGAGTCGCCGGAAGAGGTGGGGCGGATTGCCGCACAGCGCACCTTGCGGCGTCTGGGCGCCCGCAAAGTGAAGACCGCACGGGTGCCGGTGGTGTTCGATCCGCTGGTCGCGCGCTCGCTGCTCGACAATATTGCAGACGCAGTAAACGGCGACTCGATATATCGCGGCGCCTCATTCCTGGCAGGAAAGCTGGGAACTAAAGTTGCCGGAGAAAACGTCACCGTTATCGATGACGGCACCATGCCAGGCGGCTTCGGTACCTCGCCATTTGACGATGAAGGGGTTCCTACCCGCCGCACGGTGGTGATCGAGAAGGGCGTGCTCAAGTCGTATCTGCTGAATACCTACACCGCGAAGAAGCTCCATTTGCAAACCACGGGAAACGCTTCCCGGGGTTTGGCAGGCACCCCGGGCATCGGAGTTGGCAATTTCTTTCTCCAGCCCGGGCCCGTATCTCCCGAGCAGATGATCGCTGCCATTCCCGACGGGCTCTATGTCACCGAGTTTCTCGGATTCGGCGTCAACCTGGTGACCGGTGATTTCAGCCGCGGGGCATCTGGATTGTGGATCAGAGGCGGCGAACTCACTTATCCTGTGGAAGAGATCACGGTAGCGGGAAATCTGCGAGGCATGCTGAATAACATTTCCGAAATTGGCAGCGACCTAGAATTTCGCGGCGCGGTGGCGTCTCCCACGCTGCGGATTGACGGCCTGATGGTGGCGGGCGAGTAA
- a CDS encoding inorganic diphosphatase, whose product MTDYLRLPIGDQHPELVNAVIEIPLGESNKYEYDKELQVFRLDRQLYSPVHYLGDYGFIPSTLAADGDPLDVLVLVDIPSFCGCVIEVRPIGLLEMLDQGVNDEKVLAIPRHNPRYEEVHNYTQIYPHVMREVSHFFSIYKDLEGKRTQMQGWRDAPVARNVIVECSKRFREQKKPAEPKPMLAKRVRH is encoded by the coding sequence ATGACTGACTACCTGCGCCTGCCCATCGGCGACCAGCATCCGGAACTGGTCAATGCGGTGATCGAGATCCCCCTGGGCGAATCGAATAAATACGAGTACGACAAGGAACTGCAAGTCTTCCGGCTGGACCGCCAACTCTATTCACCGGTTCACTACCTGGGAGACTACGGCTTTATTCCTTCGACTCTGGCTGCCGACGGCGATCCTCTCGATGTGCTGGTGCTGGTCGACATTCCAAGCTTCTGCGGATGCGTGATCGAAGTTCGCCCGATTGGGCTGCTGGAAATGCTGGACCAGGGAGTGAATGATGAAAAGGTGCTGGCCATCCCTCGTCACAATCCACGCTACGAGGAAGTGCATAATTACACGCAGATCTATCCGCACGTGATGCGGGAAGTCTCGCATTTCTTCTCCATCTACAAAGATCTGGAAGGCAAGCGCACACAAATGCAGGGCTGGCGTGACGCTCCAGTTGCGCGCAACGTCATTGTCGAGTGTTCTAAGCGCTTCCGCGAACAGAAGAAGCCAGCTGAACCCAAGCCAATGCTGGCAAAGCGTGTCCGGCACTGA
- a CDS encoding DUF3891 family protein, giving the protein MVIRPEPDALRESPIPNGFSLPNEFITSHKITTHSFLPAWQAVARRQTLVAPSYCLIRQPDHAALSGELATQFRSGGFPNLTADAIQAIGQHDSGWSAFPFEAALDLDPPVSGAGHPMSFLEFGPEDFLQAWKGSIDNAGRISPLAGRMVSGHFYRLGQGRLAARVDNDPNARCLEEFLDFENSRQRRLERNIPLSAAEIEALVNVLQFCDVLSLYLCCGAEEAVEFPQTLAGCRIQLQFVDGVFRFNPSPFHEVVNPQLVRSSVSATRYPHPSGPEITRLNFSLS; this is encoded by the coding sequence ATGGTCATTCGCCCCGAACCTGACGCTCTCCGGGAATCGCCAATTCCGAACGGCTTCAGCCTTCCCAACGAATTCATTACTTCTCACAAAATCACAACCCATAGTTTCCTGCCCGCCTGGCAAGCGGTCGCCAGGCGACAAACGCTGGTTGCACCGTCTTATTGCCTGATTCGCCAGCCTGACCACGCCGCTCTCTCAGGGGAACTAGCGACTCAATTCCGTAGCGGCGGATTCCCGAATTTGACCGCGGACGCCATACAGGCAATCGGCCAGCACGACTCGGGTTGGTCAGCCTTTCCTTTCGAGGCAGCGCTGGATCTCGATCCGCCGGTCAGCGGCGCCGGCCATCCCATGAGCTTTCTCGAATTCGGTCCGGAGGACTTCCTGCAGGCGTGGAAAGGCTCCATCGACAATGCGGGGCGAATCTCGCCTCTTGCAGGACGAATGGTCAGCGGCCATTTCTACCGCTTAGGCCAGGGCCGGCTCGCGGCTCGGGTTGACAATGACCCCAACGCCAGGTGCCTGGAAGAATTTCTGGACTTCGAAAATTCACGGCAGCGGCGGCTCGAGCGCAACATTCCCCTCAGTGCCGCGGAAATCGAGGCTCTGGTAAACGTGCTTCAGTTCTGCGATGTCCTCTCGCTTTATCTTTGTTGCGGCGCCGAGGAAGCTGTGGAATTCCCGCAAACGCTGGCTGGCTGCAGAATTCAGCTGCAATTTGTGGATGGAGTTTTCCGCTTCAATCCCTCGCCATTCCACGAGGTAGTCAATCCGCAGTTGGTTCGCTCCAGCGTGTCCGCAACCCGCTATCCGCATCCCAGCGGCCCGGAGATCACGCGACTGAATTTCTCGTTATCTTGA
- a CDS encoding cytochrome c, translating to MTRYTGIIAATLISAAIAVGLTACRSSDQGKGEVPLGPAQARGKEVFQEYCALCHREGKQGPELTGILRKQYLPSGTPANDERVRDVITMGRATMPGFGHTLSDTQVNDLIAYLHSL from the coding sequence ATGACCCGTTACACCGGCATCATCGCGGCAACTCTCATTTCCGCAGCAATTGCGGTCGGCTTGACAGCCTGCAGGTCGTCAGACCAGGGAAAAGGTGAGGTACCGCTCGGCCCGGCACAGGCCCGGGGAAAAGAAGTCTTTCAGGAATACTGTGCGCTTTGTCATCGCGAGGGCAAGCAAGGTCCAGAGCTGACTGGCATATTGCGCAAGCAATACCTTCCCAGCGGGACTCCCGCCAACGACGAGCGCGTTCGCGATGTCATCACCATGGGACGCGCGACCATGCCGGGTTTCGGTCACACTCTTAGCGACACGCAAGTGAACGATCTGATCGCGTACCTGCATTCCCTGTGA
- the lipA gene encoding lipoyl synthase, with protein MSTQSQLVQIEIGPRPRTPKPEWLRARAPMGENYHELKKLARGLGLHTVCESAQCPNIGECWNHKTATFMLLGDLCTRRCGFCAVPKGKPEPIDWQEPARVAQAVAILGLKHAVVTSVNRDDDNVGGAMIFAETIREIRRQAPGCRVEVLIPDFQGIEECLRIVMEARPDILNHNTETVPRLYRAVRSGARYERTLDLLERAKQIDPGAVTKSSLMVGIGEESGELIDVFRDLASRKVDILTIGQYLRPSKDQLPLARFYTPDEFRWLKEEALKLGFRHVESGPLVRSSYHAHEQADATGLSANLPLQ; from the coding sequence ATGTCCACCCAGTCGCAGCTGGTGCAGATCGAGATCGGCCCCCGGCCGCGTACGCCCAAGCCCGAGTGGCTTCGCGCCCGCGCTCCGATGGGAGAAAACTATCACGAGCTGAAGAAACTGGCTCGTGGACTGGGGCTGCACACCGTCTGCGAATCGGCGCAGTGTCCCAACATCGGAGAATGCTGGAATCATAAAACCGCAACTTTCATGCTGCTGGGCGATTTGTGCACACGGCGTTGTGGTTTCTGTGCCGTCCCCAAGGGCAAGCCCGAACCCATTGATTGGCAAGAACCGGCGCGAGTCGCCCAAGCAGTGGCGATTCTGGGGCTTAAGCACGCGGTGGTTACCAGTGTAAATCGGGATGACGACAATGTTGGCGGAGCGATGATCTTCGCGGAGACCATTCGCGAAATCCGCCGACAGGCGCCCGGATGCCGGGTGGAGGTGCTGATCCCCGACTTTCAAGGCATCGAAGAGTGCTTGCGCATCGTGATGGAGGCAAGGCCGGACATCCTCAATCACAATACCGAGACTGTGCCCCGGCTGTATCGCGCGGTGCGCTCAGGGGCACGTTATGAACGCACACTGGACCTGCTGGAGAGAGCGAAACAGATTGATCCTGGAGCCGTTACCAAGAGCAGCCTGATGGTGGGAATTGGGGAGGAAAGCGGAGAGTTGATCGATGTTTTCCGCGACCTGGCGTCGCGCAAGGTGGACATCCTGACGATCGGGCAATACCTGCGGCCTTCGAAAGATCAACTGCCGCTTGCGCGTTTCTACACACCCGATGAATTCCGCTGGCTGAAAGAAGAAGCGCTGAAGCTCGGATTTCGCCATGTGGAATCAGGTCCGCTGGTGCGATCCAGCTATCACGCACACGAGCAAGCCGACGCCACTGGCCTCAGTGCCAACCTGCCACTCCAGTAA
- the tldD gene encoding metalloprotease TldD: protein MDKAKFFFDHYGLVISDLERYLAAALSAGGDYADLYFEYLTTTSVSLDESLVKSASRGISAGCGVRVISGERTGYAYTDDLAPEKILRAARTAALIASGPAKSPTVSLKENEDRNLYPVTLPSVEAVVEEKVDLVMRADRAARVYDPRIREVRALYADEMRRIFVLASDGSFAEDSQPLARLSVTCIGRDSKGQSSRGASGGGGRVELQYFQSEKTPEFFAEEAARQAIIQLDAREAPAGEMEVVLGPGWPGILLHEAIGHGLEADFNRKGTSAFTGLIGRRVASDKCTVVDNGTVPSRRGSLNVDDEGSPTSSTVLIDKGILRGYLSDKLSSRLMKIPNTGNGRRESYEHIPMPRMTNTYMLAGEDAPDDIIRSVKHGVYAANFGGGQVDITNGKFVFSASEAYLIEDGKIGAPLKNCTLIGNGPDVLTRVSMVGSDLKLDEGVGTCGKEGQSVPVGVGIPTLKVDRITVGGTARSE, encoded by the coding sequence ATGGACAAAGCGAAATTTTTCTTCGATCACTACGGACTGGTGATTTCGGACCTGGAGCGTTATCTGGCGGCTGCACTTTCAGCCGGCGGCGATTACGCTGATCTGTATTTTGAGTACCTGACCACAACTTCGGTCAGCCTGGATGAATCTCTGGTGAAGTCAGCGTCGCGCGGAATATCGGCGGGTTGCGGTGTGCGGGTAATTTCCGGCGAGCGCACCGGCTATGCTTATACGGACGACCTGGCTCCTGAAAAAATCCTGCGCGCCGCCCGGACTGCGGCATTGATTGCGAGCGGGCCTGCGAAATCACCCACCGTCAGTCTTAAGGAAAATGAGGATCGTAATCTCTACCCGGTGACCCTGCCGTCAGTGGAAGCGGTAGTCGAGGAAAAAGTAGATCTGGTGATGCGGGCCGATCGTGCCGCTCGTGTCTATGATCCCCGCATACGCGAAGTTCGGGCCCTCTATGCCGACGAGATGCGGCGCATTTTTGTGCTGGCCTCCGACGGGAGCTTCGCGGAGGACTCTCAGCCGCTGGCGCGCTTAAGCGTAACCTGCATCGGCCGCGACTCCAAAGGGCAGTCTTCGCGGGGAGCGTCCGGAGGCGGAGGGCGTGTCGAGCTGCAATATTTTCAAAGCGAAAAGACTCCCGAATTTTTTGCCGAGGAGGCAGCGCGCCAGGCCATCATTCAACTCGATGCGCGTGAAGCGCCGGCCGGCGAAATGGAAGTGGTGCTGGGCCCGGGCTGGCCCGGCATCCTTTTGCACGAAGCCATTGGTCATGGGCTTGAGGCTGACTTCAACCGCAAAGGAACATCAGCGTTCACGGGCCTGATTGGCCGACGGGTTGCGAGCGACAAGTGCACGGTGGTGGACAACGGAACGGTTCCTTCGCGGCGTGGTTCCCTCAATGTGGACGACGAAGGATCGCCAACCAGCAGCACGGTGCTGATCGATAAGGGCATTCTGCGCGGCTATCTAAGTGACAAGCTCTCTTCCCGGCTGATGAAGATTCCCAACACGGGTAACGGGCGGCGCGAAAGCTACGAACACATTCCCATGCCGCGCATGACCAACACCTACATGCTTGCGGGTGAAGACGCACCCGATGACATCATCCGTTCGGTGAAGCATGGCGTTTATGCCGCTAATTTTGGCGGCGGACAGGTGGACATCACCAACGGCAAGTTCGTCTTCTCAGCTTCAGAGGCCTATCTAATCGAAGATGGCAAGATTGGCGCTCCGCTTAAGAACTGCACTCTGATCGGCAATGGCCCGGACGTGCTTACTCGCGTGTCCATGGTGGGTAGCGATCTGAAGCTGGACGAAGGTGTGGGTACTTGCGGCAAGGAAGGCCAGTCCGTGCCGGTGGGGGTAGGCATCCCGACTCTAAAAGTCGACCGCATCACGGTGGGCGGAACGGCGCGAAGCGAGTAG
- a CDS encoding DUF488 family protein, producing MPVALKRAYEKPAPADGVRVLVDRLWPRGLNKSDVRINEWLKDLAPSNELRRWYHANPDQFAAFRKKYLDELSAPEATQALERLYALLRSGKTLTLVFASRNSEQNNATVLKQLLEGMRKPPSNTGPVKAGAGRSRARMQSR from the coding sequence ATGCCCGTCGCCCTCAAGCGCGCCTACGAGAAGCCGGCTCCGGCCGATGGGGTGCGTGTGCTGGTGGATCGACTCTGGCCGCGCGGCCTCAACAAGAGTGATGTTCGCATCAATGAATGGCTGAAGGATCTGGCGCCGTCGAATGAGTTGCGCCGCTGGTACCACGCGAATCCAGACCAGTTTGCTGCCTTCCGCAAAAAGTACCTTGACGAGCTCTCCGCCCCGGAGGCTACCCAGGCTTTGGAGCGTCTTTACGCACTTCTGCGGAGTGGAAAGACTCTGACTCTAGTATTTGCCTCTCGTAACAGCGAGCAAAATAACGCAACCGTCCTCAAGCAACTGCTGGAGGGCATGCGCAAGCCTCCGTCGAACACCGGACCGGTGAAAGCAGGAGCGGGACGCTCCCGGGCTCGCATGCAGAGTCGGTAG